The nucleotide sequence CACTACAAAACTATAAAAGACTACAAAACATGACACAGAACAGGAAGTAACATAAAAGTTCACAAACACGGGGAAAACACGGACTGGTATCGTGACAAGATGGAGATAATGTGCATTATTTGCATTACAGTACTACAGTGGTAGAACAGTACTAGCAATGACAAAATCCCAGGAAAAcacatattattaaaatgtattctttactCAAATGCACTGAACTCCATTTAGATAACATTTTTTGCCAATTTCAacagtattgtgtgtgtgcactgagAATAAATGAATAGGTTAACATACAAACTTTATAACCccatttataactttatttgaaCATAGTCTTTTACATATAATTTCGGGACATAAATATACATTGCAGATATATAGACCAAACATATCAACAGGTGGCTTGTGGGCAGTTCTTTTATTAAACAGCTTTCAGAGTCTTCAAATTATTAAAGatcaaaatacagtaaatccctttttttggaaaaacaaataaaaattgacGAATATAATTACattgcaataaatataacaaagcaTACACTGGATTTCAATCATTCTTTTAAAGGAGGAATGCTTTCTATTATCTAACAATTGATGGAGCAATCGAAAACACTTTAGACTCAAAGATTTAGGAGGAAGTTGTTGACAGAGATGTTGAGACAGTGTTGTTCATTTTCATGTCCTGTCTGAGAAAAAACAGTACAACATAATTATTTCAGAAATATCTTACTTTTGTAGAACTAAAGTGTAAGCTATGTTTCTTCTGTGACGTGCCTCTGATGTTGAAGTTTTCTGAGCTCTTGGACCTTCTCCTTCACCCAGCGCAGCTTTGAGTATCTACACAATAACTCACCATCTTCTGTGTAGAAACTGTGTGCCAAAACAAGTAGAAGGTTTTAGGATCAGCATGTTGTTGGAAAAATGGTGATGATagtaaaatgagaaaatagGTCTTGCTTTTAAAACAGGCAACTTACATGACTGCTTTTACACAAGGAGGATCTCGTTTTTGAAGTCTGAATCCTATTATAGGTGACGTGATATTCTCATGAGAGAAGGATGTGCAGCATTCATGAGGCTTTATTTGTCCATCTGGTAATGTATGAAGAAGTGAGATTAGACTCTTTTTAGGTCAGATATCAAACACAAGGATTTTGTAGTAAATCAAAAACAGTAAACTCACGTGTGCTCTTGATCATCACTGACATGATAACAGCAACGGCAGCAATAGTCATCATCATCTTCTGATTGAACTGCATGTTGTGTAGCTTTAGGTGTCTCAAGTCTGTTGTCAGTGCAAAGACGCTCACTTATGCTCACACACAACCTCCTAATATTTTCAAAAGCGGAAGATTTTTACATGACACTTTGTAAAAACACAACTTCTGCAAACTTTTTCAAGACACAGTCGTGTGATTATGGAATAATATGGAGGAATGGCCCTTCTTTCCACAAGATATTTATTTCTAATATAGAAAGTTTAATTTTTCATACAGTAGATGGAGTCACCACACAGGGCATCAGATCCACATGCAgtaagattttaataaacaaaaacacaaagtacaaaataataaaacaacaaagaaacaaggaactaaaataataattcaaaggCCACTGAACGAAGATGGGAACAGGACCAAGCATGTAACGCCTCACACTAGACAAAGGAAACACTGaggtttaaataaacagaaactaACAAGACACACCTGGAGGAACTAATTAACACTACAAAACTATAAAAGACTACAAAACATAGCACAGAACAGGAAGTAACATGAAAGTTCACAATCACAGGGAAAACACAGACTGGTATCGTGACAAGATGGAGATAATGTGCATTATTTGCATTACAGTACTACAGTGGTAGAACAGTACTAGCAATGACAAAGTCATAAATCAAAATcccagaaaaacacatattattaaaatgtattctttactCAAATGCACTGCACTCCATTTAGATAACATTTTTTGCCAATTATAACAGTAATGTGTGTGCACTGAGATTAAATGAATAGGTTTACATACAAACTTTATAACCccatttataactttatttgaaCACAGTTTTTTACATGTAATTTCGGGACATAAATATACATTGCAGATATATAGACCAAACATATCAACAGGTGGCTTGTGAGCAGTTCTTTAATTAAACAGCTTTCAGAGTCATCAAATTATTAAAGatcaaaatacagtaaatccctttttttggaaaaacaaataaaaattgacGAATATAATTACattgcaataaatataacaaagcaTACACTGGATTTCAATCATTCTTTTAAAGGAGGAATGCTTTCTATTATCTAACAATTGATGGAGCAATCGAAAACACTTTAGACTCAAAGATTTAGGAGGAAGTTGTTGACAGAGGTGTTGAGACAGTGTTGTTCATCTTTATGTCCTGTCTGAGAAAAAAACAGTACAACTTAATTATTTCAGATATACCCTACTTTTGTAGAACTAAAGTGTAAGCTATGTTTATTCTGTGACGTGCCTCTGATGTTGAAGTTTTCTGAGCTCTTGGACCTTCTGCCTTACCCAGGGCAGCTTTGAGTATGTACACAATGGGTTACCCTCTTCTGTGTAGAAGCTGTGTGCCAAAACAAGTAGAAGGTTTTAGGATCAGCATGTTGTTGGAAAAATGGTGATGATAGTAAAATGAGAAATTAGGTCTTGTTTTTAAACAGGCAACTTACATGACTGCTTTTACACATGGAGGATCTCGTTTTTGAAGTCTGAATCCTATTATAGGTGACGTGGTAATATTATTAGAGACGGATGTGCAGCATTCATGAGGCTTTATTTGTCCATCTGGTAATGTATGAAGAAGTGAGATTAGACTCATTTTAGGTCAGATATCAAACACAAGGATTTTGTAGTAAATCAAAAACAGTAAACTCACGTGTTCTCTTGATCATCACTGACATGATAACAGCAACGGCAGCAATAGTCATCATCATCTTCTGATTGAACTGCATGTTGTGTAGCTTCAGATGTCTTGAGTCTGTTGTCAATGCAAAGTTAAAGATGCTCACCACTGACACCCTCTGCACCCACAGACCCTCTTTATATTGTCAGAAGAGGAACACACCACCGGATTTACACATAATATGTTCTCATAATTTTTTCTGAAGAAGCACCCTCACATTCTTGCTTactactttttttatttgattgtgtaATGCTTAAGGATGAAGAAATGAGAAATACTTGACTTGAATGTGAAACCTTAATCTGAGATATTCCATCACATTCAATTAGTCTTTTTTTCCcacaatttagtttttctggTCCATTATTTATTGGgaaatagattttttaacaatataattACTCAATAGCATTTTCCATACATTCctgctcagttggtagagcacTGACTTGACAGCGGAAATGTTGAGGGTTTGAATCCCAGGGAATGgtaatgttgacaaaatgtatataatatcgTACATAATGTAAGTCACTTCAAAGAAATGAGCTTGCAATGACTTTACAACAGACTAATGAATAAAAGAATTCATTAAAATTTGTCGGCGTCCAACAAATGCTTCCTGTGTCTAGACAGCAGCATCAGAGCTCTATGGAAAGAGGAAGAATTTAATCTGGTTTAATCAGAACTTTCAcgacaatattaatattaatctgttattcatttattcactgtcCATTCTGACCTCAAATAGCAATAACTTTCACTAAATTAGATTGTTGAAATCAAATCGTCCTGCAATTTATTAAGCTACAAACTGTATGATATTgacattttgattatttatgttcGGTTAAAGAACTGATGGGGCGTTTAAAAAGTTGTTAATAAAAGGTCATAACTCATTTAagtattattgatgttgttttgctGTTAAAAAAAGTCACAGTTCGGGTgatgtgtgatttgtgtttgctttggtaAACATGAACCCTATTCAACACATCACAGTTCttttcattaataaaatgtgtttctgtgGAAATTCAAGTTCATTACAtaactgtatgtatatgtgtgcaGTGAGAATTTGAATAAGAATAATTTCACAATCTTCAACTTCTAAAATTCTCTTTCAAAACATGTGGTTGTCTGATAATTTGTCTTCAAATATTATGTACATGCTTCAATATGAACATAATGCCTCTTTACACACAATATAGTCTTCCATTTAGTCATCACACGACTCTTCATATTGTCAAATAGCAACATCATTTCATCTGAACTAACAAGTGCCTCTTTATATTCTTGATGCAGACAGTGATTTAAGTGATCTCttctcattcattatttttatatctttGATATCACTTGTTTGTcagtaaaatatttactatatGCTTTCAAGAGTTTAACATTTGTACAAAGATTTCAGCATCAGAGTGGCAGTGATAATGTCCTGACAAAATACCAAGAAAGCCATAAGAAACCACTTCCACTTTTAGGTCTGGGGCCCTGGCGATTATTTCATCCCCTAAAGAGGATGTGGTACTTTATCAATTTTAGACTTCATTGGGAAAATATTTAAGCACTGAGGGAAAGTCCAGATTTCTTATAGATTTCCAGGTTACCTAGAAATAATTTGAGATTACCCTTTAATACCTTTTCATGGAAATATGGCCCATTGAGCAGTGAAGGGTACTTGTTGTAATATGTCATGTGAAGATTCAAAATTCAATTCACATCCTACAATGTATATAGTTTAAAAGCAACTTTAGAGACAATgcttgttttaaaagttaaaagacAAAAGCAGAATAATATTTTTGAAGAGGTGATATCAGAAATTATGGTTAGAAGGTATTATGATAGCATTTATAATTCAcaaaattataatgcatttaaaagcaATGATAACATTCTCaattcacatatttatttattaaagaatgACTACATTTAGACTAATATTTTGATTGACATTTTggatttaattttctttttattcagcAAATATCTGAAGTAGATGTGTCACAATATAGGTCTAACACTATTGACAAAATAAGTGTGACATTAATAACCATTATTATTGATATCATGTTAGTACTTCACATGagaatattataataaaaagacAGTAACTGTCTGGCAAACACTCCATAGGTGgaccattttaatatttaacctCAGGAGCTGGCTTCAAACTTTATGTCCACCTCCCTGCACTCATCTTTTAAATGTGATTCATTAATtggcaaaaaagacaaaacgcaacataaataaaatgaacaagaattatttattgttaaaattattttaatgtaatatatcttttgtgttcaatctTGAAATCGTTTATAATCTCACATGAACTGATGCAACAGTTTACCTCAAAACAGAATCAGGCCACACTGGCTCCTCTGGCCTTGAAAAAAACAGTTCTTGAAATGATTTATCTTCATGTTCTCTCCACATTCACCTGCTAGGGGTCGCCATTGTGTTACTACCCCAAAGGCCTACTGTACAATGTACATCTAGCTGGTTTGGAAGCCTCTTACAAGAGTTGAAACTGTTTGTTGAAAGGCTTATAAAGATtgatgtttgatttatttagtttacaaCAACTACTCACCCAAAAGATGCATGAAGTGATTGGGAAATGTGGTTTAAACAAAAGCTTCCACTTTATCCCCATATTCGCCCACatcttgtgtattttttatatgcTCAGTCAGGATTTAGTCCTAAACTGCTTTATTTGTAGGCCTTgcttgatatttatttttgtcagagAATCAAATTTGGAGGGCTTTGTTAAGTTGATTATTTCGCTTGGAAATCCCTTCGCTGAACAGTCTTTACAAAACTTTTGCCTTATTAGATTTGACTGTTTTTAATAGATGCATATTGCTTGTACAACCCACCTGTGAACCTGTCACCTTTGAAGATCATTCAACTGCAAAGATCAAATATACAGTTTCGCAACTTCGCGAAGACCCTCAGATTGTGGTTGGAGATTAGGAGCAGGCAGCCATGACCTAGAAAATCAGGAAATGCGTCAACCAGACAATGCTAGTGCAAAGCACAGCTTTACCAAAGATGCTTGATGTCGTAAACAATGATTACATTGTTAACTGTGTTAGAAGTCCCAATTTCAACTCTTCTTATCAGTAAAATCTGACCAACACATGAAAGCACATTAACAGAGTCTGTTCGATGTGCGTGTGTCTATGTTTTGTCTTAATGATAAGCCACAGATATTTTAGCTGGAAGCCTCAAAGGAATAGtccgcccaaaaatgaaaatgatgtcatcatttactcatagTAGATagatccaaacctgtatacatttctttgttctactaaacacaaagaaagatattcagaagaatgtcagtaaccaaacagatctcattcccgatttactgccatagtaggaaaaaaaaatactattggagtaaatgggggatgagatctgctcggttactgacattcttacaaataccttcttttgtgaatttccattttggatgaactacaCCATTAACCTTTCTAGGTGAAACACTCATTAGACAATTCAGATTTGATCTCTGTTTACCTTAGTTCAAATACATCCTAAAATGATCTTGCATACATGAGAAAAATATACatagatgttttaaaaacaactattGAGGTCAAGCAGCTAAACAAATAGCTTGGCTAAGGCTTGTCCTTATTTAATAACATTCTCAGATAAACGTTAGTTTAATATGAGTTTATTCTCactaaaaaatacttttctggtTAGTGGCTTTGTTTGGTTTAACCCTAGAGAAAGTGGAGTGTGTCAGTGGATGGAAACACTGTCATGGCTTCAGCAGGCTTTGAGTATTTCTTAAGGGCCACATCATGGGTGTCAACCAAGCTGGAGTTGCATGCGTTGAGTTTCTTTGCAGTTCTGCTGCTGTGGTTTTTGGTTTTCACGATTGCATCGCCGAGTGTGAATCACACCTCCTCGGGGTATTAACATGACAgcatgttctttttttctttttgttctttatattttataaaatcaatggGAACATAAGGGAAACACAATATTATCTGAATCCTTCTTCACAATAGGCCATAAAACCTTTGAAGTATTTGATGGGAGAAAACAACTTGAGTCAGTCAATTTCTAACAAGATGGTTGAAGGAGGACGAGGAGACCTCATCATCAAAAATGATATCAACATCCActataaattacacatttaaaacacaaattacttttatttaaagaatagattttgtttaaacaaagaGAAAGTGAGATGCTTCTGTCAATTCTGCATCCGGAAGCCGTGTGAAACACTCAATAGACAACTCAGATTTTATCTCCGTTTACTGTAGATCAAATTCATGATAAAATGATCATCTCACACACATGAGAAAAAGATTGTGTAAGATGCTTTGTCTTCATCTGTGTGTATACTGCATATGCAGCTACTGTACATTCTAAGACAGAAACTGATATGTAATCTCACAAGTGGCTGATTTCACTATGCAGGCTACAGTAGAAGCACTAAGGGAAGCAACCCTCATACACTAAAAATACACACTCCATATCTTtagaggtttataaagaccttacataatgaagattTGTCTTTTTACCTTATAATGAGCTATATTCATATGCTTGAAAAGGGAGGGGAGGGCTGGAGTgcgccgttggttgcaatttgcaacctaaCACTTGATGCTGCTTAATTCCATACACTccaactttaaagggatagttgacgcAAAATAAAATTATCATCATGTCGCTCATTGTCGCAACCCAtaagagatattttgagaaaagccaACTACCCAGCACCTAAGACCTCCTAAAAGGAAGGGAGCTAAAAAGTCAGGAAATGCACCACAAAGGCAGAAAAAAGTACAACTAAGTAAAACTTTGCAAAACATACacaattaaacaaacacattcactatAACAGTGCTTGTATTAGAATTCCTCTTTTTATATTCGATAGCTTACTGAATATCTTTCTCATATCTGCTCTGCTCACATCAAAATCAGTATGCCATCCCTAATGATCttacattcatttaataaatagcTTGGTCAATATTTACATCTTCAGTGATGCTAACATGTAATGTGGCCACACTTTATGTGTTAACAAATAAAGAACTGATGTTATGTTAGTTGGTTGGTATAATTCTGGCAGTCGGCCTGTGGCGTGACAGTGATGCTGTCAGTGGCAGTTCAAAGCTGATCTGTATCGTCACATCACATCTTCTTTTCTCTTTGATCATAATGAAAGGGGTGTTCCCAAatcttattattaataatagcCAGGTGAAAACAAGATTTGTGGCTTTTGTTTATGAGGGCTGTAATTGATcaggaattttttttaatactaattCATCATAGGTCACATCAATGTTCTGCTTTTATTTTAGCACAAGATGCAGTTTGTCCTGTAAGCTGCATATACtacaaataataaagttaaaaaaaaacaagctacTCCATCCAGCGCAGAGCCTTAAACCCTGTGGATGCTGTTTGGTGAGAACTGATTCTGCTGAACGCAGACTAATTTcgtttaaatgaatgaacaccCTAAAAACCAAATTTACTGGACAAGGAAATGCTTCAGGGTGCTATTTGATGTCCCTTGACTGTAGCATACTAGTTTTGGCAACATTTCCTCTATTTCTGTAGATTTTGCACAATGGGCCAATTAAGATTGAAAGCACATTGATGAAAAAATTCAACCATCAACAGAAACAACTGAGAGAACAAACGATGACAGACAGCTTACCACAACAACTGAACTAATGGAGCAGGACCAAAAAGGATCTTCCCAAACCAGCGAGACACTTCAGACAAATGAGTGGATATGATACAGGAGCGCAAATCCATAAATCGAATAATATTATTGTCACCTATAACCAATAACCTATGAAGAAACATCTAAACACAAAAGTCCACCTCTTGTTTAAAGAAGCAAGTGAGATCATACTTTTCTATCAAACAGCCCTAAAACTCTTTAGATCAGAAGTGTTAAATTCTACACTGACAGACTAGATCTCCAAccacaatcaaacacacatgaaacTAAACCAACATTTTAAGGATTATTTGAAAATGACAGGCTCTTGTATTTTTTGTAGTACTCTATTCATCCAAAACCAGGGCTGACCCTTGATGTAATTCTTTATGACTGCATATTGCTATACTGTACAGTTTACTATCAGGTCATTGAgtctgttttttataaattacttGTCATTTCGTGTTTACAGAAagcatttttgtcaaaaatgtttttttaaatgtaaccacattttgataaacatctttatttagaattgtgtgtatgtgtgtgtgtgtgtaatacggttcaataaaaggaaggaggcgggaaccggcgaacattcaaataaagttttaataaaataaacaaacgaaAACACGGAAGTTTAATACTGGCAGCAAGCTCACAGTCGACTGCCGACcaaaagaacatacatacaaacttcAAACATATGtccaggcccggtcctctctcgccGGCAGTCCTGTCGATCTGTCCTTTTATTCTGACTGGTGCAGATCTATCTGATAAAATAGCAAACTCACAATGCCCATTAACAAAACTATACTGGTAAACTAGTTCACCAGCTTCTTCCTTATGGTGAAACAGTTTTGTTGGTAGTTAAGATTTCTTGTGGCATAAATTCAATCTCAATGTAGTTAACCTGTACCTGTAAACTTTCACACTGCTAAAACATTCTACTACAAAGATGCGATAAACAACCCTTGTGCCAACAATAAAGAACCCCCCAAAAAGCAAACAGGCCACCATGACCTAAAAAGTCAGGAAATGCAACGCCACAGCTGAAGTACAAGAAGTACCATTTTACCAATTATGCAAAATGCCAATGACAAACTCATAATAAAACTATAAGTATTGGAATTTCTCTTAAAACgtatataaaatgtatcaaatatcTTATCAAATGTAATACAGTATCCGGTCCATTGACATTCTTTTGGTTACACACATTTAGAAAGTAGCTCAACAAGAAATAATATGATATATCAGCAGTAATGCTTAATAAAATGTGACCACACTATTtgtctttattaataaaaaaaacagtgttcTGGTTGGTTTGTCTGGAAAAACCCCATTATTCGACCTGTGGCGTGAGAGAGGAGTTCTGCCGGTAGGTGGTTGTTCCATGTGTCCCAGTTTTGAGCTTAAATAGACAAAGTCTTTCTTGAGGGTCACACCACAGGTGACAATCGAGCTGAAAAATGAAGTTTGATGCGCTGTGCTTCTCTGCTGTCCTGCTGATGTTCTTTCTGTTCTCTACGACTGCAGTGCAAGGTAAACTTTTCATAATTATTAACTTCATGTGACCACTAGATTTATCgctttttgcttgttttgacGATGAATGATTAATCGATTGATCATGAAAGGTAATCACATTAATGGTCTGTTTATCTCCATCAGCTGCAGTTATTCCTGAAAGCTGTTTAACTACTACAAATACTAAAGTTCCTATGAAAAATCTGATAAGCTACTTTATGCAGCGCACACCCTTGTACTCTGTGGATGCTGTGAGGTGAGAACTGATTCAGCTGAGTGCAGACTATGTTGTATTCATAAATTacactttaaaagcattttgtctttattttgtagTACAATATTGTGTTGACAACACTATCATTTGTTCTGTAGATTTCTTACAGTCAAGCGGCGTAGAATCTGCTCAGATCCATCCTCACCATGGGCCAAAAAGGCAATAGAGTACcttgataaaaaagaaaacagaacaaaactagtatgaaagattttaataaatatttaaacttccAATATTTAACTCAAGAAAcctatacaattatttttggaGGAAAATTAACTTTGTTGCGGTtgtgatgtttaatgtttttcattcaaataagATTTTATATTGTTGATATTGTTTTTTGTCTCCTCCACAAAGGAGTGTCTTTTGTACTTTTGTTCTCCGTAACTTTATTTGAGTGTTAAGAGGTaatattgttgaataaaaatatcAGAGATTAAAGTGAACTGTCTTtccttattaaaaatgaatatttatgaaaaagtttcACGACATACTGCAATGTATGGGAAAAAGTTTAAcagttaacatgaactaacaataaataatacttCCACAGCCTCCATAGCTGATGTCATCTGAAGCATGTTTTGGCATGAATATCataacataaatgaaataaatacaaaatttggTAAACTGATGAATTTTTTAATTCGTATGATTTTTCTTTCGGTGGAGGAAGGTAAGAAATAgtcttaaaatgtgtaaaattgaCTGCACTCTTGATATCCATCCAGCAATCTCTTCAACTTGTAGGAATAGCAAATATCTTAATAACTCTTCTGCGGTTACTTTGGCTCGTTGTGATATGTCTCCCTGTGTTCCCAGCTGTTGGTAAGAGCAATCTACCAGTTGTCTTTTTGACACCTCTAAGGACCAAAAATGAGATGTAAGGGCAATTTaagacacaaaatatatttagtatttgAATTTTTCAGTATAGTACTACTTCAGTATAGTATACTTCCTCTAGTAAgtataaaaagcacatttagaCACATATACGcttatatacacatatattaacaataattaagCAATAAAAAGCTAAAGACTGGATGATATGCGTAGCACACCATGGAAAATATTTGTAGCCCCCCATGTTCCTCTACATGGCCTACAAAGAATAAAAGTCATAGTGCTCTTTCTCTTTCCGTATTCTCTGTCAGTTTAGAGGGTGTGAGAGAGGAAAACCTCACTGTTAAAGCCGTAGGTTATGTAGGTTAAGTGGTGGTGATGCTTAACAACTGCAACTGCATACATGCAAGACCACATTGTAGGAGGAGGAACCATACTAATGTACAGAGTTAAGCCTTATACGATGGGAGGTGTTTCCCCCCTTGGTTGTGTTTCCACGCATGTTATTTCCAAGACATGTGCTTGAGCATTTTTCTTATTCAAGCAAACAACGTTTTGGAGCATGTAATAGTTTCTGTattcaaatatacaaacaaaatagATACATATGCCTCAATGCTAAGCTTCATGTATTGGCAATGACACAGGAAAGCAGGGAGATCTGCAGCTGGTTTGTAATGTGGGTGAAAGTAAATCTGTGGTTTATTGTGGGATGAGCTGCTTTCCACATGTGCTTGTGGTTTGTCATTTAC is from Triplophysa dalaica isolate WHDGS20190420 chromosome 3, ASM1584641v1, whole genome shotgun sequence and encodes:
- the xcl32a.1 gene encoding C-C motif chemokine 4, which produces MKFDALCFSAVLLMFFLFSTTAVQAAVIPESCLTTTNTKVPMKNLISYFMQRTPLYSVDAVRFLTVKRRRICSDPSSPWAKKAIEYLDKKENRTKLV